One genomic segment of Paenibacillus sp. FSL H8-0332 includes these proteins:
- a CDS encoding MFS transporter, with the protein MSTSRTAHNQDQPSEPKVDKHALIFGLISVFLCGIGFSIIAPVVPFLVQPYISDPGKQAVMVTLLTSAYAACLFCAAPVLGALSDKYGRRPLLLLCLLGSAAGYFIFGLGGALWVLFAGRIIEGITGGSIGTIFAYFADILPPEQRTKYFGWVSAVVGAGTIIGPSMGGLLAKFGYSVPMYVGAAVTLLNVGYGFLFMPESLEKSKRLKVIPLVRLNPFSQLANLLSMKNLNRLFISAFLLWIPNGSFQAIFSQFTLDNFSWKPVIIGLMFSIMGLQDILSQGFIMPKLLKRYTDRQIALLGMFSEIAGYALFALSALFAFYPLFIAGMFIFGFGDSVFGPSFNGMLSKSAAAGEQGRVQGGSQSIQALARMIGPLIGGQLYVSLGPAAPAFMGMILIGAAIPVLYTINRAGALSK; encoded by the coding sequence ATGTCCACATCCAGAACCGCGCACAATCAAGATCAACCTTCAGAACCTAAAGTAGATAAGCACGCGCTCATATTCGGACTAATCTCAGTATTTTTATGTGGAATAGGCTTCAGTATCATAGCTCCCGTAGTCCCGTTCCTGGTCCAGCCTTACATCAGCGATCCGGGAAAACAAGCGGTAATGGTTACCCTGCTGACTTCAGCATATGCGGCCTGCCTGTTCTGTGCGGCTCCTGTACTTGGTGCACTAAGCGATAAATACGGCCGCCGTCCTCTGCTTCTGCTATGCTTGCTGGGTTCTGCTGCCGGGTACTTCATATTTGGCCTTGGAGGGGCTTTATGGGTGCTGTTCGCCGGGCGGATCATCGAAGGAATTACAGGCGGGAGCATCGGTACAATCTTCGCTTATTTTGCAGACATTCTTCCGCCGGAGCAGCGGACCAAGTACTTTGGCTGGGTGAGTGCGGTGGTAGGGGCCGGGACTATTATCGGTCCGTCGATGGGCGGGCTGCTGGCCAAGTTCGGGTATTCGGTGCCCATGTATGTTGGCGCAGCCGTAACCTTACTGAACGTGGGTTATGGCTTCCTGTTCATGCCGGAGAGTCTGGAGAAAAGTAAGAGACTGAAGGTAATCCCCTTAGTCAGGCTGAATCCCTTCTCGCAGCTTGCGAACCTGCTGTCCATGAAGAACCTCAACAGGCTGTTTATCTCCGCTTTCCTGCTGTGGATACCGAATGGATCCTTCCAGGCTATTTTTTCACAGTTCACGTTGGATAATTTCAGCTGGAAGCCGGTTATCATCGGGCTGATGTTCTCCATCATGGGCTTGCAGGATATCCTGTCCCAAGGATTCATTATGCCTAAGCTTTTAAAAAGATACACTGATAGACAAATAGCCCTCCTCGGAATGTTCTCGGAAATTGCGGGCTACGCGCTGTTTGCACTTTCTGCCTTGTTCGCCTTCTATCCTCTTTTTATCGCGGGGATGTTTATCTTCGGCTTCGGCGATTCGGTCTTCGGGCCTTCGTTCAACGGAATGCTGTCCAAATCTGCCGCAGCGGGCGAGCAGGGACGGGTTCAAGGGGGCAGCCAATCGATTCAGGCGCTGGCGAGAATGATCGGGCCGCTGATTGGAGGACAGCTCTATGTATCATTAGGACCTGCGGCACCGGCATTTATGGGGATGATCCTCATTGGGGCGGCAATCCCTGTGCTGTATACGATTAACCGGGCCGGAGCATTGTCGAAATAA
- a CDS encoding selenium metabolism-associated LysR family transcriptional regulator, with protein MNFHQLHIFYTVSERGSFSAAAQTLHMTQPAVTMQIQALEDYFGTKLFDRSTKKIILTEAGLTLMPFAVRSMQLMRETDQAMSAFTHMLEGRLMLGASLTIGEYVLPRLLGPFGKEYPNISIMMKVMNTSQIMDEIHKHQLNFGLIEAPVSHPDMVIEPVMGDELKLIVPGEHPLAVQSEVTLAQALAYPFVLRERGSGTRRVMEEQLEANGLDPAVMQIVMELGSTGAVKSAVEAGLGITIISTSSVKHEVALGLLKIVNLTDASFKRQFYAIHLKSTLLPISAVTFLSFLRQHAGGQ; from the coding sequence ATGAATTTTCATCAGCTTCATATTTTCTATACCGTGTCCGAACGGGGCAGCTTCTCGGCGGCGGCGCAGACTCTGCATATGACCCAGCCTGCGGTGACGATGCAGATTCAGGCGCTTGAGGACTATTTTGGAACCAAGCTGTTCGACCGTTCCACCAAAAAAATCATACTCACCGAGGCCGGCCTCACGCTGATGCCGTTCGCGGTGCGCAGCATGCAGCTGATGCGCGAGACGGATCAGGCGATGTCAGCCTTCACCCACATGCTGGAGGGCCGCCTGATGCTTGGAGCCAGCCTGACCATCGGCGAATATGTGCTTCCCCGCCTGCTGGGGCCTTTCGGCAAGGAATATCCGAATATCTCGATTATGATGAAGGTGATGAACACTTCACAGATTATGGATGAGATTCACAAGCATCAGCTGAATTTCGGGCTGATTGAAGCGCCGGTCTCCCACCCGGACATGGTGATTGAACCGGTCATGGGCGATGAACTGAAGCTGATCGTTCCCGGGGAGCATCCGCTGGCCGTTCAGTCGGAAGTGACGCTGGCGCAGGCGCTCGCCTATCCATTCGTGCTGCGTGAACGCGGCTCGGGCACACGGCGGGTGATGGAGGAGCAGCTTGAAGCTAATGGACTTGACCCTGCGGTGATGCAGATTGTGATGGAGCTGGGCAGTACCGGGGCGGTGAAGTCGGCGGTTGAGGCGGGGCTGGGGATTACGATCATCTCGACCTCCTCGGTCAAGCATGAAGTGGCACTCGGCCTGCTGAAAATCGTTAATCTGACGGATGCCTCCTTCAAACGGCAATTCTACGCCATTCATCTGAAATCGACCTTGCTGCCGATCTCGGCGGTAACCTTCCTGAGCTTTCTGCGCCAGCATGCAGGGGGACAGTAG
- a CDS encoding PHP domain-containing protein, giving the protein MTDHKNHSGLSEAALGTAGLADTAGRCDLHTHTQASDGMQPPAENVRLGYEAGLTAVAITDHDTVSGVAEALEAGKRYGITVVPGVEISTRQGGKEIHVLGYYIDTEQELLLSRLEEQRNTRLGRNEAILEKLRGLGIAITLEQVVSGLGRELKPDESIGRPHIADELVRLGTAVDMRDAFDKYLGEGAAAYVSPPRITPGTACEWIREAGGAAVLAHPGIYGDDELVRSIVEQCDLDGIEVYHSDHGPAEHERYHALAAEFGLRVTGGSDFHGARQGVVFHGDVGSVSVPAAVLEQLKAGRG; this is encoded by the coding sequence ATGACAGACCATAAAAACCATAGCGGGTTATCTGAGGCTGCGTTAGGTACGGCGGGTCTTGCCGATACAGCCGGCAGATGTGATCTGCACACCCATACTCAAGCCTCGGACGGCATGCAGCCGCCGGCTGAGAATGTACGGCTTGGCTATGAGGCTGGATTGACCGCAGTAGCCATTACTGACCATGATACAGTCAGCGGAGTAGCGGAAGCGCTGGAAGCAGGCAAGCGGTACGGGATTACTGTGGTTCCCGGTGTTGAGATCAGTACACGGCAGGGCGGCAAAGAGATCCATGTCCTCGGTTACTACATCGACACGGAGCAGGAGCTGCTGCTGTCCCGCCTGGAAGAGCAGCGAAATACCCGGCTCGGGCGGAATGAAGCGATTCTGGAGAAGCTGCGCGGACTGGGTATTGCGATCACCCTGGAGCAGGTAGTGTCAGGGCTTGGCCGGGAGCTGAAGCCGGATGAGAGCATCGGCCGCCCGCACATCGCGGATGAGCTGGTCCGGCTGGGCACAGCCGTGGATATGCGGGATGCCTTCGACAAGTATCTGGGCGAAGGTGCAGCGGCCTATGTCTCGCCTCCGCGCATTACACCGGGGACCGCCTGCGAGTGGATTCGTGAAGCAGGAGGTGCGGCGGTGCTTGCCCATCCGGGAATTTACGGGGATGACGAATTGGTGCGCAGCATCGTGGAGCAATGTGATCTGGACGGTATCGAGGTGTATCATTCCGACCATGGCCCGGCAGAGCATGAGCGCTACCATGCACTTGCAGCGGAATTCGGCCTGCGGGTTACCGGCGGCTCGGATTTTCATGGTGCGCGGCAGGGCGTTGTTTTCCACGGGGATGTTGGTAGTGTGAGTGTGCCTGCCGCTGTGCTGGAGCAGCTGAAGGCTGGCAGAGGCTGA
- a CDS encoding NFACT RNA binding domain-containing protein, with protein MALDGIVTQAIVHELQPFIGARIGKIYQPSTHDLIFTLRGAGGGGKLLLSANPTYPRLHLTERSSINPAEAPMFCMLMRKHCEGGTIESITQVGLERIIHITIRTRDELGDVSAKKIIIELMGRHSNIILTELATGTIIDGIHHVTPSISSYRVVMPGTAYTQPPQQHKLNPLQISQPDFLNLMTSAEEAARYAAEHPQEPEEDMIEGEIAGLLASLEAPQADGSGGPAPSADPSGWLVHAFSGLSPLIAGEILYRYKEIGGEAEDYSSVLDKPEQLWDAFHSVMEPVTKQEFAPVTGWNAKGKPVFSAIPLRLMSGNMKHYSSISLCLEDYYGDKAEKDTVKQRVSDLIRFLSNERSKNIKKLANLQKDLNEAEDADQFRIWGELLFASLHTVNKGDKEAKLVNYYDENQAEITVPLDPLLSPTDNAQRYFKKYNKYKNSLRVIGEQVKKTHEEIAYMELLLQQLAHASLNDIEEIREELVSQGYLRDRSKKGKKKKKVTRPTLQVFTSSEGVDIYVGKNNLQNEYVTNRLAAPNDTWLHTKDIPGSHVVIRSEEFGDATLEEAAQLAAYYSQAKQSSSVPVDCTLIRYVRKPSGAKPGFVIYDHQQTLFVTPDEERIKQLPNVLRS; from the coding sequence ATGGCATTAGACGGCATTGTTACCCAAGCGATCGTGCATGAGCTTCAGCCCTTCATCGGTGCACGTATCGGCAAAATATATCAACCCAGCACACATGACCTCATCTTCACCCTGCGCGGTGCGGGCGGAGGCGGCAAGCTGCTGCTCTCGGCAAATCCGACATACCCCCGGCTGCACCTGACCGAGCGAAGCAGCATTAACCCGGCGGAAGCGCCGATGTTCTGCATGCTGATGCGCAAGCATTGTGAAGGCGGCACCATCGAGAGTATTACCCAGGTGGGCCTTGAACGGATTATTCATATCACCATCAGAACCCGGGATGAGCTCGGCGATGTCTCCGCCAAAAAAATCATCATTGAGCTGATGGGACGCCACAGCAACATCATTCTTACAGAGTTAGCCACGGGGACGATTATCGACGGCATTCATCATGTCACCCCATCGATCAGCAGCTACCGGGTGGTCATGCCGGGAACGGCCTATACCCAGCCGCCGCAGCAGCATAAGCTAAATCCCCTGCAGATCAGCCAACCCGATTTCCTCAACCTGATGACCTCGGCAGAGGAAGCGGCCCGCTACGCCGCCGAGCATCCGCAGGAGCCGGAGGAGGATATGATCGAGGGCGAGATCGCCGGACTGCTGGCCTCACTTGAGGCACCGCAGGCTGACGGCTCCGGCGGCCCTGCCCCTTCAGCCGATCCGTCCGGCTGGCTGGTCCATGCCTTCAGCGGCCTGAGTCCGCTGATCGCCGGAGAGATTCTCTACCGGTATAAGGAGATAGGCGGCGAAGCTGAGGATTACAGCAGCGTGCTGGATAAGCCTGAACAGCTATGGGATGCCTTCCATTCCGTCATGGAGCCAGTCACGAAGCAGGAATTCGCTCCGGTCACCGGCTGGAATGCCAAGGGCAAGCCGGTCTTCTCCGCCATTCCACTGAGGCTGATGAGCGGCAATATGAAGCATTACAGCTCCATTAGCCTGTGCCTGGAGGATTATTACGGGGACAAGGCGGAGAAGGACACCGTCAAGCAGCGGGTTAGCGACCTGATCCGCTTCCTCAGCAATGAGCGCAGCAAGAACATCAAGAAGCTGGCCAACCTGCAAAAGGATCTGAACGAAGCCGAGGATGCAGACCAGTTTCGGATTTGGGGCGAGCTGTTGTTCGCTTCCCTGCACACCGTGAACAAAGGCGACAAGGAAGCAAAACTAGTAAACTACTACGATGAGAATCAAGCGGAGATTACCGTTCCGCTTGACCCGCTGCTAAGTCCTACGGACAATGCCCAGCGGTATTTTAAGAAATATAACAAGTACAAGAACAGCCTGCGGGTGATCGGTGAGCAGGTCAAGAAGACGCACGAAGAGATCGCCTATATGGAGCTGCTGCTCCAGCAATTGGCCCACGCCTCACTGAATGACATTGAGGAGATCCGCGAGGAGTTGGTCAGCCAAGGCTATCTGCGCGACCGCAGCAAAAAAGGCAAAAAGAAAAAGAAAGTAACCAGACCCACGCTGCAGGTCTTCACTTCCTCTGAAGGGGTGGATATCTATGTCGGCAAAAACAATCTGCAAAACGAATATGTCACCAATCGGCTCGCCGCGCCGAACGATACCTGGCTGCATACCAAGGATATCCCTGGCTCGCACGTGGTAATCCGCAGTGAGGAATTCGGCGATGCCACCCTGGAGGAAGCCGCTCAGCTCGCCGCCTATTACAGCCAGGCCAAGCAGTCCAGCAGCGTGCCGGTGGACTGCACCCTGATCCGTTACGTGCGCAAACCGAGCGGTGCCAAGCCGGGCTTCGTCATCTACGATCATCAGCAGACATTGTTCGTCACACCGGATGAAGAGCGGATCAAGCAGCTGCCAAATGTGCTGCGGAGTTAA
- a CDS encoding calcium-translocating P-type ATPase, SERCA-type, translating to MEQKSWHRLGAEELQEMFGVHPGTGLNAEDAAARRKESGYNELSEGKRVSPFTLLLNQFKDFMVLVLMGATLVSGLLGEYLDAITIVAIILLNGVLGFVQEFRAERSLRALKQLSAPTAKVLRGGKQEVLPAKMLVPGDIVLLESGDRIPADIRWLQCSGIYAEESALTGESLPVSKHATAIHAEDIPLGDQKNIGFMGTMVNRGTGRGVVIRTGMATEMGKIADLIQNTESQETPLQHRLEQLGKILIYVSLGLTIVVVLAGILHGQPATAMFLAGVSLAVAAIPEGLPAIVTIALALGVQRMIKRKAIVRKLPSVETLGCASVICSDKTGTLTQNKMTVTQVWNAGRTFEVSGEGYAPVGNVMQKGRAVDLKNDQSLRRMLQVGALCSNAEIYESIPETRGKKKGKGADADKGAKAEPVWELKGDPTEGALVALSAKMGLTAQSLAVTYTRETEFPFDSERKLMSVIVNHPGGRMICTKGAPDVLLNCCTYMLWDGGVVPCTPTLRQKVLEANEKMASGALRVLGMAYRDMRSGEVAGSEKEAESQLVFVGLAGMIDPPRKEVRDAISVTRRAGIKTVMITGDHGTTAEAIAHQLGILQRGGTVLTGSQLTRMDDDALDKVSDSVFVYARVSPEHKLRIVKSLQRHGHVVAMTGDGVNDAPAIKAADIGISMGITGTDVTKEASALILGDDNFSTIVAAIEEGRNIYENIRKFIRYLLASNVGEILTMFFAMMLGLPLPLVPIQILWVNLVTDGLPAMALGVDQPEKDLMEHKPRGAKENIFARRLGWKIVSRGLLIGLCTLAAFWLTLRIDPGNAQQLIRAQSVAFATLVMAQLIHVFDCRSSRSVFYRNPFQNRYLVLAVLSSVILMLAVMYLPVLQPVFKTVPLSFREWCLVLVMAGIPTFLMGAGSVWGGKKNRSRSGGRQMIKSTKFSA from the coding sequence ATGGAACAAAAAAGCTGGCACCGGCTCGGTGCTGAGGAGCTGCAGGAGATGTTCGGCGTTCATCCGGGAACGGGCCTGAACGCCGAGGATGCCGCCGCAAGACGCAAAGAGAGCGGGTACAATGAGCTGTCTGAGGGCAAAAGGGTATCACCTTTTACGCTGCTGCTCAATCAGTTCAAGGATTTCATGGTACTGGTGCTGATGGGTGCGACACTGGTATCCGGCCTACTTGGCGAATATCTTGACGCGATTACGATTGTTGCCATTATTCTGCTTAACGGGGTGCTCGGGTTCGTGCAGGAGTTCCGCGCCGAGCGTTCACTGAGGGCGCTGAAGCAGCTCTCTGCACCTACCGCCAAGGTGCTGCGCGGCGGGAAGCAGGAGGTGCTCCCGGCCAAAATGCTGGTTCCCGGAGATATTGTCCTGCTGGAGAGCGGGGACCGGATTCCGGCGGATATCCGCTGGCTGCAGTGCAGCGGCATCTATGCCGAAGAGTCGGCGCTGACGGGGGAATCCCTTCCTGTCTCCAAGCATGCCACCGCCATTCATGCCGAAGACATTCCGCTGGGCGACCAGAAGAACATCGGCTTCATGGGTACCATGGTGAACCGGGGGACCGGCCGGGGAGTCGTCATCCGCACGGGTATGGCTACCGAGATGGGCAAGATTGCCGATCTGATCCAGAATACCGAATCACAGGAGACTCCGCTGCAGCACCGTCTGGAGCAGCTCGGCAAGATTCTGATCTACGTCTCGCTGGGGCTTACCATTGTCGTGGTTCTGGCAGGAATTCTACATGGACAGCCCGCGACAGCGATGTTCCTGGCAGGCGTAAGTCTGGCAGTGGCGGCGATCCCCGAAGGCCTTCCCGCGATTGTGACGATTGCGCTCGCTCTGGGGGTCCAGCGGATGATCAAGCGCAAGGCAATTGTCCGCAAGCTGCCATCGGTAGAGACCCTGGGCTGCGCCTCCGTAATCTGCTCGGATAAGACGGGAACGCTCACCCAGAACAAAATGACAGTCACACAGGTGTGGAATGCGGGGCGGACGTTCGAGGTATCGGGAGAGGGATATGCTCCGGTGGGGAATGTAATGCAGAAGGGCAGGGCCGTTGATCTGAAAAACGACCAGAGCCTCCGGCGCATGCTCCAGGTGGGGGCACTTTGCAGCAACGCAGAGATTTATGAAAGCATCCCCGAGACACGCGGCAAAAAGAAAGGCAAAGGGGCCGATGCGGATAAAGGGGCGAAAGCAGAGCCTGTCTGGGAACTGAAGGGCGATCCGACCGAAGGCGCGCTGGTGGCCTTGTCCGCCAAAATGGGGCTGACCGCCCAATCCCTTGCTGTAACCTATACCCGGGAAACGGAGTTTCCATTCGATTCTGAGCGTAAGCTGATGTCGGTCATTGTGAATCATCCCGGCGGGCGGATGATCTGCACCAAAGGCGCACCCGATGTGCTGCTGAATTGCTGCACTTATATGCTGTGGGATGGCGGTGTTGTTCCCTGCACGCCGACCTTGCGGCAGAAGGTGCTGGAAGCCAATGAAAAGATGGCTTCAGGTGCGCTGCGCGTGCTCGGAATGGCTTACCGTGACATGCGGAGCGGAGAGGTCGCGGGGAGCGAGAAGGAAGCAGAGAGCCAGCTTGTCTTCGTAGGGCTGGCCGGAATGATTGATCCCCCGCGCAAAGAAGTGCGCGATGCGATCAGCGTCACCCGCCGGGCCGGAATCAAGACAGTAATGATTACCGGCGACCATGGAACCACCGCAGAGGCCATCGCCCATCAGCTCGGCATTCTGCAGCGCGGCGGCACGGTCCTGACCGGCAGCCAGCTTACCCGGATGGACGATGATGCGCTGGATAAGGTGTCCGATAGCGTCTTCGTCTACGCCCGGGTATCACCGGAGCATAAGCTGCGGATCGTCAAGTCGCTGCAGCGCCACGGCCATGTCGTAGCGATGACCGGCGATGGGGTGAACGATGCGCCCGCGATCAAGGCCGCCGATATCGGGATCTCGATGGGGATCACCGGCACGGATGTCACGAAGGAGGCTTCGGCCCTGATCCTTGGAGACGATAACTTCTCGACGATTGTGGCGGCGATTGAGGAAGGGCGGAATATCTATGAGAATATCCGCAAGTTCATCCGTTACCTGCTAGCCTCCAATGTCGGCGAGATTCTGACCATGTTCTTCGCCATGATGCTGGGGCTGCCGCTGCCGCTGGTTCCGATCCAGATTCTGTGGGTCAATCTGGTTACCGACGGCTTGCCTGCTATGGCACTGGGGGTAGACCAGCCGGAGAAGGATCTGATGGAGCACAAGCCACGCGGGGCGAAGGAGAACATTTTTGCCCGGCGGCTGGGCTGGAAGATTGTCAGCCGTGGACTGCTGATCGGCCTTTGCACCCTGGCGGCCTTCTGGCTGACGCTGCGGATTGATCCAGGCAACGCGCAGCAATTAATTCGCGCGCAGTCGGTTGCTTTTGCCACCCTTGTTATGGCCCAGCTCATCCATGTGTTCGATTGCCGCAGCTCCCGCTCGGTCTTCTACCGGAATCCGTTCCAGAACAGATATCTGGTGCTGGCCGTCCTGTCTTCTGTCATCTTAATGCTGGCTGTAATGTACCTCCCTGTGCTTCAGCCGGTGTTCAAGACCGTTCCGCTCAGCTTCCGTGAATGGTGCCTGGTGCTGGTGATGGCCGGAATCCCGACCTTCCTGATGGGAGCGGGCAGCGTCTGGGGCGGCAAGAAGAACCGCAGCCGCAGCGGTGGACGCCAGATGATAAAAAGTACAAAGTTTTCAGCATAA
- the dapF gene encoding diaminopimelate epimerase: protein MEFTKMHGLGNDFIIVFGEDELPGNAPELAVTLCNRFFGIGADGLVYILPSQRGDYMMRIMNSDGSEAEQCGNAIRCVSKYVYEQGLVESEQIVIETIGAGEQKVSLKVKDGIVESVTVDMGEPVLSGLQIPVAIDAEPVLDQPIEADGKAFRFTAVSMGNPHAVIYVDDAVSFDLATWGPRLEVHPLFPRKVNVEFATARNRSHVDMRVWERGAGPTLACGTGACATLVSSVLNGVTDRSAVISLKGGDLFIEWNEEDNHVYMTGPAQVVYTGSVDI, encoded by the coding sequence ATGGAATTTACCAAAATGCACGGTTTAGGCAATGATTTTATTATCGTATTTGGTGAGGATGAGCTGCCGGGCAATGCCCCTGAGCTGGCAGTTACGCTGTGCAACCGGTTCTTCGGCATCGGCGCAGATGGACTGGTGTACATTCTCCCTTCGCAGCGCGGCGATTACATGATGCGTATCATGAATTCGGACGGCTCCGAGGCTGAGCAATGCGGCAATGCGATCCGCTGCGTCTCCAAATATGTATATGAGCAGGGTCTGGTGGAATCGGAGCAGATTGTCATTGAGACGATTGGCGCCGGAGAACAGAAGGTCTCCCTGAAGGTGAAGGACGGCATCGTGGAGAGCGTAACGGTGGATATGGGCGAGCCGGTTCTGTCCGGACTGCAGATTCCTGTAGCGATCGACGCGGAGCCTGTGCTGGACCAGCCGATTGAAGCGGACGGTAAGGCGTTCAGATTCACCGCAGTCTCCATGGGGAATCCCCATGCGGTCATTTATGTGGATGATGCCGTATCGTTCGATCTCGCTACCTGGGGGCCGAGGCTGGAAGTTCACCCGCTCTTCCCGCGCAAAGTAAACGTAGAGTTCGCTACCGCCCGGAACCGCAGCCACGTGGATATGCGCGTCTGGGAACGCGGAGCCGGTCCTACCCTGGCTTGCGGCACAGGTGCCTGCGCGACTCTGGTCTCCTCCGTGCTGAACGGGGTGACGGACCGCTCGGCGGTCATCAGCCTGAAGGGCGGCGATCTGTTCATCGAATGGAACGAGGAAGACAACCATGTCTATATGACGGGTCCGGCACAGGTGGTATACACCGGCTCAGTGGATATCTGA
- a CDS encoding spore germination protein: MKSGSNRKSQNAGADTTPGPGQPQGGVPLGLADTVAQSLLHIQKELGDSPDLLIRRIEIGGERRLEAAAVHLSGLADSAAVNEFVLGSLLNHTEELFLDSPPGIADSPREQASLPQQILSRAMEIGDAELQQDWKEIMLAILSGDTAILLEGCRVAILCGTRGGEQRAVSEPSSQLVVRGPKDGFVESVATNISLIRRRIKSTKLHLEVLRIGSETHTHVALMYMKGIAGEELIREARDRLNKIAMDEILESGYIEELIQDKTFTPFPTIYNSERPDVAAGNLLEGRVVIIVDGTPFVLILPAVFTQFFQSAEDYSQRFDIAILMRLVRYLSFLVLILGPSVYLALTTYHYEMIPTTLLINLLSQRENVPFPAFVELLLMETAFEILREAGVRMPRAIGQTVSVVGALILGTAVVEAGIITPIMVIVVALTGIASFALPAYNLAIAGRIIRFAFLILASIFGFYGITLGLILLVAHMNSLRSFGVPYLSPFVPLSVKGHKDSLLRLPLWLVGPDKPPEQMRAELPEYMRLNTGHEEQLAPLIHKNNKAAGQRAEEESHEK, from the coding sequence ATGAAGTCTGGGTCAAACCGAAAGTCGCAAAATGCGGGAGCAGACACTACCCCGGGACCGGGACAGCCGCAAGGCGGTGTTCCTTTGGGTCTTGCGGATACGGTTGCCCAAAGTCTGCTCCACATTCAGAAGGAGCTTGGAGACAGCCCGGATCTCCTTATCCGCAGAATCGAGATTGGGGGAGAACGCCGGCTGGAAGCGGCCGCTGTTCATCTGAGCGGGCTGGCGGACTCAGCTGCTGTGAATGAATTTGTGCTGGGCTCACTGCTGAATCATACAGAGGAGCTGTTCCTCGACAGCCCCCCTGGCATTGCTGACAGCCCGCGGGAACAAGCTTCGCTCCCGCAGCAGATCCTTAGCCGTGCTATGGAGATCGGTGACGCGGAGCTCCAGCAGGATTGGAAGGAGATTATGCTCGCCATTCTGTCCGGGGACACTGCGATTCTGCTGGAGGGTTGCCGGGTAGCGATTCTATGCGGAACCAGGGGCGGGGAGCAGCGGGCGGTCAGTGAGCCTTCCTCCCAGCTTGTAGTCCGGGGACCGAAGGACGGGTTCGTGGAGTCGGTGGCTACGAACATCTCGCTAATCCGCCGCAGAATCAAATCCACCAAGCTGCATCTGGAAGTCTTGAGGATCGGCTCGGAGACCCACACTCATGTGGCGCTGATGTACATGAAGGGGATTGCGGGGGAGGAGCTGATCCGCGAAGCCAGAGACCGTCTGAATAAGATTGCTATGGATGAGATCCTGGAATCCGGCTATATTGAGGAGTTAATTCAGGACAAGACTTTCACTCCGTTTCCGACCATATATAACTCAGAACGGCCGGATGTGGCTGCGGGCAATCTGCTCGAAGGCCGGGTAGTCATTATTGTGGACGGCACGCCGTTTGTGCTGATTCTTCCGGCGGTGTTTACGCAGTTTTTTCAGTCTGCCGAGGATTATTCCCAGCGGTTCGATATTGCCATATTGATGCGGCTGGTCCGTTATTTGAGCTTCCTTGTTCTGATTCTGGGTCCTTCAGTCTATCTCGCTCTGACCACCTACCATTATGAGATGATTCCGACCACGCTGCTGATTAATCTGCTCTCCCAGCGGGAGAATGTACCCTTCCCGGCCTTTGTAGAGTTGCTCTTGATGGAGACAGCCTTTGAAATTCTGCGTGAAGCCGGGGTGCGAATGCCGCGCGCCATCGGGCAGACGGTCTCTGTGGTGGGTGCGCTTATCCTGGGAACGGCGGTGGTTGAGGCCGGAATTATTACGCCCATCATGGTTATCGTAGTGGCGTTGACCGGGATTGCCAGCTTTGCCCTTCCAGCGTACAACCTGGCGATTGCCGGAAGAATTATCCGGTTTGCTTTCCTGATCCTGGCCAGTATATTCGGCTTCTATGGAATTACACTGGGCTTGATCCTGCTTGTAGCACATATGAACAGCCTCAGATCCTTCGGTGTGCCTTATCTCTCCCCCTTCGTGCCGCTCTCGGTTAAAGGTCATAAGGATTCTCTGCTCAGACTGCCGCTCTGGCTCGTTGGGCCGGACAAACCGCCAGAGCAGATGCGTGCAGAGCTGCCGGAGTATATGCGGCTGAATACGGGTCATGAGGAGCAGCTCGCCCCGTTAATTCACAAGAACAATAAAGCTGCCGGACAGCGGGCTGAGGAGGAGAGCCATGAAAAATAG